In one window of Alternaria dauci strain A2016 chromosome 7, whole genome shotgun sequence DNA:
- a CDS encoding mitochondrial 37S ribosomal protein uS7m, producing MPPRLNFPALSRSIAFRPRPQVQFPARAALRLAPSQCRLYSDSTKAPANDRTKREDAKPIEHVSEEAASMAKTMGEDGPDLNQGTSIEDVVKGDKELQASLPKVMQDKLNAQKPKTTPNMAPKGSRSYSTMTTQSSGDSGIDMGLLDLQAASKAPATPGLKFEMPSLPLPKDGHIKHRHDPVVDQVTNLLMRHGKKSVAERNMALILQHLRTSPIPTINPARPLLPGAPPPSHLPLNPVLYLTLAIDSVAPLMRIRSQRGAAGGGVALQIPVPLGQRQRRRAAIQWIMAAASKRRNTGSGKGSLAQRIASELIAVVQGTSGIWDRRNAIHKLGVAARANIVLPRKR from the exons ATGCCGCCACGATTAAACTTCCCCGCGCTTTCGCGATCGATCGCATTCCGGCCTAGACCCCAGGTCCAATTTCCCGCTCGAGCAGCGCTCCGCCTGGCACCGTCGCAATGCCGCCTCTACTCAGACTCCACCAAGGCCCCAGCCAACGATCGGACGAAGCGAGAAGACGCGAAGCCAATTGAACATGTGTCTGAAGAGGCAGCATCCATGGCGAAGACAATGGGAGAAGATGGCCCCGACCTCAACCAGGGCACATCAATTGAAGAT GTAGTCAAGGGAGACAAAGAACTGCAGGCGAGTCTGCCCAAGGTGATGCAGGACAAGCTCAATGCGCAAAAGCCAAAGACAACACCGAACATGGCACCCAAGGGATCGCGCTCATATTCGACTATGACGACACAGTCAAGCGGGGACAGCGGCATCGACATGGGCCTTCTAGACTTGCAGGCTGCGTCCAAAGCACCGGCGACGCCAGGACTGAAGTTTGAGATGCCCTCTCTGCCTTTGCCAAAGGACGGCCACATCAAGCACCGTCACGACCCCGTAGTCGACCAGGTCACCAATCTGCTCATGCGACACGGCAAGAAGAGCGTTGCAGAGCGA AACATGGCGCTGATTCTGCAACACCTTCGGACATCGCCCATCCCCACCATTAACCCCGCGCGACCGCTGCTCCCTGGTGCGCCGCCCCCATCGCACCTTCCTCTCAACCCCGTACTCTATCTCACCCTCGCAATCGACTCGGTCGCGCCTCTGATGCGCATTCGAAGCCAGCGCGGTGCTGCTGGAGGTGGTGTTGCTCTTCAGATTCCCGTTCCGCTGGGCCAGCGGCAACGGCGGCGTGCTGCCATCCAGTGGATCATGGCTGCGGCATCCAAGAGGAGGAATACGGGCAGCGGCAAGGGCAGTCTTGCTCAGCGCATTGCTTCTGAGCTCATTGCCGTAGTACAGGGCACGAGTGGTATCTGGGACAGGCGCAACGCCATCCACAAGCTTGGTGTTGCTGCACGAGCCAACATTGTTCTGCCCCGCAAGAGGTAG